Proteins found in one Paenibacillus sp. FSL R10-2782 genomic segment:
- a CDS encoding carbohydrate ABC transporter permease, giving the protein MYHKTIPYQVFSIFNNVFLTILSLLCLLPLYHLLMVSLSASAPANAGLVTFWPIGFTLEAYAKTFDNANFLSSLWVSVERTVLGTGLALVVNTIAAYALSKEARVFRARNVYLWYFVITMLFSGGLIPGYILILKLGLMNTLLALILPGLVAVFNIILLLNFFRTVPKDLEEAAFIDGAGHLQTFIKIYLPVSIPVVATVSLFMMVEHWNSYFDGIIYIRDSEKLPLATFMQTIIVQADMSKLDPEVVANLSQRTIRASQIFISALPILLVYPFLQRYFVTGIVIGAVKE; this is encoded by the coding sequence ATGTACCATAAAACGATTCCTTATCAAGTTTTCAGCATATTCAATAATGTGTTCCTGACCATCCTTTCACTGCTCTGCTTGCTGCCTTTATATCACTTGCTCATGGTATCTCTTAGCGCATCCGCACCTGCCAATGCTGGACTGGTTACGTTCTGGCCGATTGGTTTTACGCTTGAAGCCTATGCCAAGACGTTTGATAATGCCAATTTCCTCTCCTCCTTGTGGGTGTCTGTGGAGCGGACGGTACTTGGAACGGGACTTGCGTTAGTGGTAAATACGATTGCAGCGTATGCGCTCTCCAAGGAGGCGCGAGTCTTCCGTGCACGCAATGTTTACCTTTGGTATTTTGTCATCACCATGTTATTCAGCGGTGGTCTCATTCCGGGCTACATTCTGATTCTGAAGCTTGGACTGATGAATACATTGCTGGCATTGATTCTGCCTGGATTGGTTGCGGTATTTAACATTATTCTGCTGCTTAATTTCTTCCGTACCGTACCCAAGGATCTGGAGGAAGCCGCTTTTATTGATGGGGCAGGGCATTTGCAGACTTTTATCAAAATATATTTGCCCGTCTCCATACCCGTCGTTGCCACGGTTTCCCTATTCATGATGGTCGAACATTGGAACTCTTATTTTGATGGGATCATCTATATTCGAGATTCAGAAAAGCTTCCGCTGGCGACATTTATGCAGACGATTATCGTTCAGGCCGACATGTCCAAGCTCGACCCGGAAGTCGTCGCCAATCTGTCCCAGCGAACCATTCGGGCCTCGCAAATCTTTATCAGTGCACTGCCGATCCTGCTCGTGTATCCGTTTCTGCAACGTTATTTTGTGACCGGGATCGTGATCGGGGCGGTAAAAGAATAA
- a CDS encoding ABC transporter permease subunit — protein MEANRVPQANSGSKPNRRKKKVYKQPWILHLMVLPAAIMIFIFSYIPMSGILMAFQDYKPALGFFNSEWVGLKHFRYMWENDYFLQITWNTLFFACSKMVMNLIIPFIFALLLNEVRKMALKRTIQTLVYLPHFLSWVTLSGILIDILAQTGIINQFLSSVFGIKPIFFLGDGNWFRFTIIASDVWKEFGFNTIIFLAALSGINPSLYEAAEVDGAGRWKQTMYITIPALIPIGIVIATLALGNVLNANFDQIFNLYSPLIYQQADIIDTFVYREGLLSGQFSFATAVNLFKSVISLILIVISYRLAYRFAGYRIF, from the coding sequence ATGGAGGCTAACCGGGTGCCGCAGGCAAACAGTGGGAGCAAGCCGAATAGAAGAAAAAAGAAAGTCTATAAACAACCATGGATTCTCCACTTGATGGTGTTGCCGGCGGCCATTATGATTTTTATTTTTTCGTATATTCCGATGTCCGGGATTCTTATGGCATTTCAAGACTATAAACCTGCACTGGGTTTTTTCAATTCTGAATGGGTCGGACTGAAGCATTTCAGGTACATGTGGGAGAATGATTATTTCCTGCAAATTACGTGGAATACGCTGTTTTTTGCCTGTTCCAAAATGGTAATGAACCTGATTATTCCATTTATCTTCGCCTTATTGCTGAATGAGGTCAGGAAGATGGCGCTCAAAAGAACCATTCAAACGCTCGTGTATCTTCCGCATTTTTTGTCTTGGGTTACGCTATCAGGCATTCTGATCGATATTCTGGCCCAGACAGGGATCATCAATCAATTCCTTTCCTCTGTATTCGGCATCAAGCCGATTTTCTTCCTTGGGGATGGCAACTGGTTCCGCTTTACGATCATTGCAAGTGATGTCTGGAAGGAGTTTGGCTTCAACACGATCATTTTCCTGGCGGCACTGTCCGGTATTAATCCGTCACTCTATGAAGCGGCTGAAGTGGATGGGGCGGGGCGCTGGAAGCAGACGATGTATATTACCATCCCGGCGCTTATTCCGATTGGGATCGTGATCGCAACCCTGGCACTAGGCAATGTGCTCAATGCAAACTTCGATCAGATCTTTAACTTATATAGTCCATTAATCTATCAGCAAGCGGATATCATCGATACCTTTGTGTACAGGGAAGGTCTGCTTAGTGGGCAGTTCAGCTTCGCTACCGCCGTGAATTTATTTAAATCGGTTATTAGCTTAATCCTGATCGTGATCTCATACCGACTGGCCTACCGATTCGCGGGGTACAGAATTTTCTAG
- a CDS encoding histidine kinase, translating to MNIWKRFILFQGTARSRFSLFAKINGLIVVLFIPIIIMYTYSNNVTYDVVSKELQISNTKQLTFLSSQIDSRINQMMDFSLILSRDPNVRAFNGLNMWDDLYDQMQTRYVIQEKMMLQSGVTDIWPTRYAVYSQQNQDVIANYNRSSGYDENYLKRNMSGQWTYGDHGAESQEELQSFYWFFTDSLSQPGMLTGSNLVIEASFSYENIQNMLDTYKKGGQGDPFFYHKGNSPILNRSADKQLSEELIRYLDTHSSEDTTQDVVKLNGKNYLVSSVKSSYLDWHLVDVVPLYQILQPISLSRNLFYLSMILLFVVGISASILLYRNVQYPIKKLIQGLRRVEWGDYSVRLHSKNQNEFSFLFQRFNDMSHQIQDLIENVFHEKIRAREATLKQLQAQINPHFLYNCLGYIINMAQMKDEEAVISMAYNLSAYYRYTTRVERETSSLKEEIKLLVNYLDIQKLRNGRIEYHIDIPEHMLSQSVPRLMLQPIVENSVIHGVTKSYSSGEIRISGGSSDGFCKIYIDDDGPGLSPDQLEALNRKMQQPLQGEMGCGLWNTNQRIMHLFGNQSRLIFKPSPLGGFRTEIIWEIPTEEENHNDIS from the coding sequence ATGAATATATGGAAGCGCTTTATATTATTCCAAGGAACGGCTCGATCCCGGTTTAGTCTGTTTGCCAAAATAAACGGCTTAATCGTGGTTTTGTTCATCCCCATTATTATCATGTATACCTACTCGAACAATGTCACCTACGATGTCGTAAGCAAAGAGCTTCAAATATCCAATACCAAACAGCTCACGTTTTTATCCAGTCAGATCGATTCCCGCATTAATCAGATGATGGATTTCAGTCTTATTCTCTCTAGAGATCCCAATGTCAGAGCATTCAATGGTTTGAACATGTGGGATGATCTTTATGACCAGATGCAGACCCGATATGTCATTCAGGAAAAGATGATGCTTCAATCCGGAGTCACCGATATATGGCCCACCCGATATGCTGTGTATTCACAGCAGAACCAAGATGTCATCGCCAACTACAACAGATCATCAGGTTATGATGAGAATTACCTAAAAAGAAATATGAGTGGCCAATGGACATATGGTGATCATGGTGCGGAATCTCAAGAAGAGCTTCAATCCTTTTACTGGTTCTTTACTGATTCCTTGTCCCAGCCGGGGATGTTGACGGGAAGCAATCTGGTGATTGAAGCCAGCTTCAGTTACGAGAACATTCAGAACATGCTGGATACGTACAAGAAAGGTGGACAAGGCGATCCCTTCTTTTATCACAAAGGGAATTCGCCCATTCTGAACCGCAGTGCAGACAAGCAGCTATCCGAAGAACTCATTCGTTATCTGGATACTCACTCCTCGGAGGACACTACACAGGATGTCGTGAAGCTGAATGGGAAGAACTATCTGGTCAGTTCTGTAAAGTCTTCATATTTGGATTGGCATTTAGTAGATGTGGTCCCACTCTATCAGATCCTGCAACCCATTTCACTCAGTCGGAACCTGTTCTATCTCTCTATGATTCTGCTATTTGTTGTGGGCATTTCCGCTTCCATACTACTGTACAGAAACGTTCAATATCCGATCAAAAAGCTGATTCAGGGCTTACGGCGTGTGGAGTGGGGAGACTACTCCGTACGTCTGCATAGCAAGAATCAGAATGAGTTCTCATTTCTGTTTCAACGATTTAATGATATGTCTCATCAAATTCAAGATCTGATCGAGAATGTATTTCATGAAAAGATCAGAGCCCGGGAAGCTACGCTGAAGCAGCTGCAGGCGCAGATCAATCCCCATTTTCTGTATAACTGCCTTGGCTATATCATCAATATGGCCCAGATGAAGGATGAAGAAGCGGTCATCTCTATGGCTTATAACTTAAGTGCGTACTATCGCTATACCACCCGAGTGGAACGAGAAACGTCTTCTTTGAAGGAAGAAATCAAGCTGCTCGTCAACTATTTGGATATCCAAAAGCTGCGCAATGGGAGAATTGAATATCATATCGATATCCCTGAGCATATGCTTAGCCAGTCTGTTCCACGTTTAATGCTTCAACCGATTGTGGAAAATTCGGTCATTCACGGTGTAACGAAGTCATACTCATCTGGTGAAATTCGAATTAGCGGGGGAAGCTCGGACGGTTTCTGCAAAATTTACATTGATGACGACGGACCCGGCCTGAGCCCGGATCAGTTGGAAGCTCTGAATCGTAAAATGCAGCAGCCGCTGCAGGGGGAAATGGGCTGTGGTCTCTGGAATACGAACCAGCGGATCATGCATCTGTTCGGCAATCAGTCACGCCTTATTTTCAAGCCGTCCCCGCTCGGCGGATTCCGAACAGAGATCATCTGGGAGATTCCAACAGAGGAAGAAAATCATAACGATATAAGTTGA